From Salvelinus sp. IW2-2015 unplaced genomic scaffold, ASM291031v2 Un_scaffold2768, whole genome shotgun sequence, a single genomic window includes:
- the LOC112074701 gene encoding transport and Golgi organization protein 1 homolog yields the protein MERQNERLDEENNLHAISFDKEQANTAKHEDMMSEMDKTIEKLKRSKKKTQDALSKSTILMDEAKLHEDARNVQVQVLEKDIATLKEENLSLHHAAKLWEEKHRETSEQIKVYQKSQKDLEDSLLQKDHNVLSDLLGDLRRLRDLKGWSCC from the exons atggagagacaaaaTGAGCGCCTGGACGAGGAAAATAACTTACACGCCATATCCTTTGACAAAGAGCAGGCCAATACTGCGAAACATGAAGATATG ATGTCCGAAATGGACAAAACCATTGAGAAGTTGAAGCGCAGCAAGAAGAAAACCCAGGATGCACTCTCGAAG TCTACCATTCTGATGGATGAAGCCAAGCTCCACGAAGATGCCCGGAATGTCCAGGTCCAGGTTCTGGAGAAGGATATTGCCACCCTGAAGGAGGAGAACCTCTCG CTGCACCATGCTGCCAAGTTGTGGGAGGAGAAGCACAGGGAGACAAGCGAGCAGATCAAAGTCTACCAGAAGTCCCAGAAAGACCTGGAGGATTCCCTCCTTCAGAAGGACCACAAC GTTCTATCTGACCTGCTAGGAGACCTGAGGCGCCTGCGAGACCTGAAAGGCTGGAGTTGTTGCTAA